The Eubacterium sp. MSJ-33 genomic sequence GTATGACCCGGAAGCAGATCTGCGAAACCCAACGTCATCTGTATTCTGTGCACACGGCTCCGGATTCATCGTTCCATGGGATCAGGTAAAGGCTTATATGCATGTGAGCGATGATACCGATATCCCGGAAACCACACCGGTTGAATATGAGATGCAAAGCCGTGAAACATTTGATTATTCCATTGGTTTAGACGAAATTGATGCAATTTTATCCGGTCAGACAGCCAATCAAAACGCAAAGAAAAAATTATATAAAAAAAGGATGGCAAATCATTCTGAATCCTATACTGCCAAACCATCAAAGGCAATACTGACTCCAAAAGAAAAGCGTCTTATCGTGGATGGCTATAATGTCATATTTGCATGGGAATTATTAACGTCACTTGCAAAAGACAATCTGGATGCTGCAAAAGATAAACTTATTTCCCTGTTATCAAATTATCAGAGCATTACAGGCGTAAAAACATTGCTCGTGTTTGATGGATATAAGGTGAAAGGAAATCATGGAAGCTTTGTAACACAGGAGGAGATTGAAATTATACACACGAAAGAAAATCAGACGGCAGACCAGTTTATTGAAGCCTATACACATGAACATGAAGATCAGTATCTTATGACCGTTGCGACCTCGGATAGATTAATTCAGACAATTACCCGCGGTGCCGGATGCCGGATTATTTCTTCCCGTGAACTCTATGCAAACATAGAAACTGCTGCAAAAGAACTTCGAGAAATATATGATATTCAATGACGGATAACTGCACTTATAAATGAATAATTTATAAGTGCAGTTATTTGTATTTATAGAGAATCTATGCTATAATTTAAATAATTATGACTAGAATAGATATAGTTTGACATAATAGGAGGTTTTAATGAGAGAATATACAACACAGATGGACGCAGCCAGAAAGGGAATTATTACACCGGAACTTTCCAAAGTTGCCGCAAAAGAACATATGCGAGAAGATGAATTACTTCCTCTTGTAGCATCCGGAAAGGTTGTAATCCCTGCAAATAAACTGCATACATGCCTTGATCCGGAAGGTATTGGATCTATGCTTCAGACAAAGATTAATGTCAATCTTGGTATCTCCAGAGATTGTAAGGACTACGACATCGAGATGAAGAAGGTAATGGAAGCTGTTAATTTGGGAGCGCACGCCATTATGGATCTTTCATCCCATGGAAATACAGAACCTTTTCGAAAAAAATTAATTGCTGAGTGCCCGGTTATGGTTGGTACGGTTCCAATCTACGATTCGGTTATTCATTATCAGAGAGATCTGGCAACACTAACAGCCAAAGATTTTATCGATGTTGTACGACTACATGCAGAAAATGGTGTAGACTTCGTAACATTGCATTGTGGTATTACAAGAAAAACAATTGAACAGATCAAGAAACACAAGAGGAAGATGAATATTGTATCCCGTGGTGGTTCTCTTGTTTTTGCATGGATGACTATGACCGGAGAAGAAAATCCTTTCTACGAATATTACGATGAAATTCTGGATATTTGTGCAGAGTATGACGTAACGGTTTCTCTCGGAGATGCCTGTCGACCTGGCTGCCTTACTGATGCAACAGACGTCTGCCAGATTGAAGAATTAGTACGACTCGGAGAACTTACAAAACGCGCTTGGGAAAAAGATGTACAAGTTATGGTCGAGGGGCCCGGACATGTGCCAATGGATCAGATTGCCGCAAATATGAAAGTACAACAGACTATCTGTATGGGAGCTCCATTCTATGTACTTGGACCGCTGGTTACGGATATCGCTCCGGGGTATGACCATATCACTGCTGCAATCGGAGGAGCTATCGCGGCACAGGCCGGAGCGGCATTCTTATGTTATGTTACCCCTGCAGAGCATCTGGCATTGCCGAATGTTGACGATGTAAAACAAGGAATTATTGCATCTAAAATTGCTGCCCATGCTGCAGATATTGCTAAGGGAGTGCGCGGTGCCCGTGATATTGATGACAAGATGGCAGATGCAAGACGGGTGCTTGACTGGGATAAACAGTGGGAATGTGCCTTAGACCCTGAGACAGCGAAAGCCATACGCGCAGACCGCAGCCCGGAACATGAAGATACCTGTTCTATGTGTGGAAAATTCTGTGCTGTACGTAGCATGAACAAAGCATTAGCAGGAGAATACATTGATATTTTATAGTAGATAAAACGGGAGGGTACTTATGGAAAAAAATGAAGTTTGGGAAAATATCAAGAAATACGGGAAAATATTCTTGCAGGGAATCGGATTATTTTTTGCATATGTATTTCACTACATCAGCATATTCTGTGTATTTGTATATAAGAAGCTGAAAATCTTATTTAAAAAGTTATATAAAATCATCCGCAAACATATACGCAGAGTAAAAAAACATATGAAAGCCGGAGATTACAGTCTGTTGTTCTATACAATTCTGGGTGTGGTTATCGTTATTGTATTGCTGATTTTACTGATTCACGGTATAGCAGGTAAGAAAAAAACGGTTCCAAAAACAACAACCGAAACAACAACCGAAGCACCTGCTACCGAAGAAGTTGATACGCAGGCAGTTCTCCGCGAACAGGCAGCTTATATTTATCAGAACAACCCTGATTACCTGATGCTTGTCAATGATACAAATCCAATCGCTGCCGGATATACGTTTGAACAGCATACACTGAACAGTGGATATATCGTAGATGAACGAATCTATAACGATCTGCTTGCTATGCTCGAAGCATGTAATGCTGCCGGAAATGAGTACACAATTAAAGGCGGTTATATCAGCGCAGACACAGAGGGCAGTGGAGAATATGCAACCGGTCTTGCCTTTGATGTTACGGCCCACGACATTGCCGAACTGGATATATCCGTTGTTGCTTCCCTCCCAACCAATCAATGGCTGATGCAAAACTGTTCTTCCTTTGGTTTTATTGTACGATATCCGGAAGGAAAAGAAAGCATTACCGGACATAATTTTGAGCCATGGCATTTCCGTTATGTCGGAAGAGATGCAGCAGTATTTTTAACAACCAATAACCTGACACTGGAAGAATTCTACACTTTATTAAATGGTGGCAGTGTTGCAATCTCCACTTCCACAGATTCGGTTCCTTCCACTGACCCGAGTGCTATAGGAACTGATCCGAATACCGGAGTTACTACATCGGAAGATACTGGTGAAACAACCCAGAGCGAAGCAGTTCCGCAGGGAAATTAAGAGAAAGATGCTAGAGAACATTTATGAGTAAACCAGATAAACATATGAAAAGAGGACAATATGAACGGGAGATGGCACGCCGCAGACGGGAACGTAAGCGGCGTATCCGTCGTTTTCATCTGATTTGTCTTGGGATTATAACACTTGCATTCGTAATTGTATGCTTTCATATATTTTCCCATAAAAAAAGCATTCGTAAGGAAGCGGTTTCTCTCTATGAAGCAGGCAGCTATCAGGAAGCTTTAGACAAATTTCAGGAAGCTTACGCAGAAAAGCAATGGTTTTCTGATTCTGTGAACATTGATATTCTGATGTATCAGGCAGACTGCATGATGCATTTACAGGATTTTTCAAATGCAGAACTGACTTACCTGAAAATTCAGAAGAAATATCGTTCCTCCAAATATGACAGCAAACAGCTTTCCTACCTGACAGAGTTATCTCATGCGCTTGCAAATTACAAGCAGGGAGATTATGTCTCAACCGTTGCAACCTTTACAAAAGCAGTGGAAAATGGGCACAACGATATCAGTATTTATGCTGCAATCTGTTATGAAAACCAAAAAAGCTATGACAAGATGAAACAATACCTTGATATCTATGCGCAATATCACGGTTTGGACGCATATGTAAATTACAAATACGCATCCTATTACTATGATATCAAAGATTATAATCAGGCTTTGACTTATCTTGCACAGGCTGAGACAAGTGGAGAAAGCGACTATACGCAGAAAATATTATACGCAGAGATTATGTGTTATAAGGAACTTCAGAATTATACAGAAGCCTTTTCACGGGCATCTACGTATATTCAGCAATATCCGGATGACACAAGTGGACAGGATATCTATGCCTATCTATATACCCGGGTGAATTTAAATGAAAAACCTGTAAATGACAAATTTCATTTATTCACACCAGAAACGAACGGATTAGCTACACAATAATTATATTATGTAAACTAAAGGTGAACTATGTACGAAAATAAAGTGGAAATTGAAAAGGTTGTTCTTTTTGCCATAGATCTGGATAATGGAGAGAATGTTTCTGCAAACTTAGATGAGCTTGAGGAGCTTGTACAGACCGCCGGTGCAGAAACGCTTGGACGCATGATCCAGAATAAAGATTCTATCGAAAAAGCAACCTACCTTGGAAGCGGTAAGGTCGAGGAGCTTCGTGAAATGGTGGAACGCCTTGGCGCGACCGGCGTTGTATGCGATGATGAGTTATCGCCAATCCAGATGAAAAACCTGGAACAGGAATTAGACACCAAGGTCATGGACCGTACAATGGTGATCTTGGATATCTTCGCCAAGCATGCAACAACAAGGGAAGGTAAGCTTCAAGTAGAGCTGGCACAGCTCAAGTACCGCAGTAACCGCCTGATTGGTATGGGACAGGTATTGTCCCGTCTGGGCGGCGGAATCGGCACGAGAGGTCCCGGTGAGAAGAAGCTCGAAGTCGACCGCCGAATCATTCGGGAACGCATCGCGAAGCTTTCCAGTGACTTAAAAGACGATATCGCTCACCGTGAGGTTATGCGGAAACAGCGTATGAACAGCCATATTCCGATCGTATCAATCGTTGGTTATACAAATGCAGGCAAGTCAACCTTGCTGAATCACATGACGCAGGCAGGTGTCTTAGAAGAGGATAAGCTGTTTGCAACACTTGATCCGACCTCACGGAATTACAAACTGCCGAACGGACAGGAGATCATTCTGACAGACACCGTCGGATTTATCCGAAAACTGCCACATCATCTGATCAACGCGTTTCGTTCCACACTGGAGGAAGCAAAGTTTGCAGATATTATTTTGCATGTGGTTGATATCTCGAATCCACAAGCCGATCTGCATATCTTAACCGTCTATGATACGTTACGTGAGTTAGGCGTAAAGGATAAGCCGGTTATCACATTATTTAATAAAATCGATAAAGTAGACGATCTTCCAGCAGTGAAAGATTTTCAGGCAGACCATACCTTATATATCTCTGCCAAGCAAGAAACCGGATTTGAAAAAATCACAGATATTCTCGCAGAAATCATCAACCAAAGCCGCATATACATCGAACAGACGATTCCATACGCCAAAGCAGGTGTTATCCAGCAGATTCGCAAATCGGGCAATCTGTTAGAAGAAGAATACAGAGAGGACGGCATCTTCGTCCGCGCGTATGTAGATGCAGGCACGAAAGGGCTACTATAACATGGAATTACCTATTAACTTTGAACAAAATATGCGAACACTTCTGCAGGACGATTTTGATTCATATGCAGCCTGTCTTGATCAGCCAATGTATCATGGCATCCGAATCAATACAATGAAGATTTCTGTGGAAGAATTTCTGAAGATTAATCCATTTCATCTGCGTCCGGTTCCATGGTGTAAAAATGGATTTTATTATGATGAGACACTAGATAAACCATCCAAACACCCATATTATTTTGCCGGGCTTTACTATATTCAGGAACCATCTGCCATGACACCGGCAAATGTCCTGCCTGTGGAGGAAGGAGACCGGGTACTTGATATCTGTGCCGCTCCGGGTGGAAAATCAACGGAGCTTGCGGCAAAATTACACGGCACCGGCCTGCTTGTATCAAATGATATCAGTGCTTCACGAGCGAAGGCATTACTGAAAAATCTGGAGGTTTTTGGCATAGAAAATGCACTAATCATCAGTGAAGCCCCCTACAAATTAGCCGAACGTTTTCATGAATATTTTGATAAAATCTTAATTGATGCGCCATGTTCCGGAGAAGGTATGTTCCGCAAATCCACATCCATGATCACCGCATGGGAGAATAACGGCAATCAGTTGTTCGCCGATCTGCAGCGAAGCATCTTAGATCAGGTTGTCACAATGCTCAAGCCGGGTGGCATGCTGCTTTATTCAACTTGTACATTTGCGCCCCTTGAAAATGAGCAGTCCATCGAATATCTTCTTTCGCTGGATGATCATCTGGAGCTGGTGGATTTCCACCCTTATGAGGAATTTGACCACGGACATCCGGAATGGGGCAATACCGGAAACGAAACACTGACACGATGTGCCAGACTCTGGCCACATAAGATTGAGGGTGAGGGACATTTTGTATGTCTTGTAAAAAAACAGGGAGAAAGAGATAATCATGCCAATTATGGTGATTACCCGGTCAAACGTGCAAAACTCCCGGATTCCGTTCTTGATTTTTTATCACATACGACACATAAATTTTCCCCGGAACGATTTGAGATATCAGGCGATAAACTATATTATATACCGGAAAGCTTTCCGACGGTCCGCGGACTCAGAATCTTGCGATGCGGCTTATATGTCGGCGAGATTAAGAAGAACCGATTTGAGCCAAGCCAGTCGCTTGCAATGGCTCTTACGAAGGAAGAGTTCGATAATTGCCTCAACCTACCTGCAGATGATGCAAAGGTTATCAAATACTTAAAGGGTGAAACCATTGATTTTGATGATACATCCGTCAAAAACGGTTATGTATTAGTGTGTGTGGACGGATATCCGCTTGGCTTCGGGAAAGCAAACCAAGGTGTTTTGAAGAATAAATATTTACCTGGATGGAGGTTGATGTCATGAAAATAGCAGTAATCACAGGTGCATCTTCCGGTTTGGGAAGAGAATTTGCCAAGCAGATTAATCAGCATTTTGTCACACTCGACGAGATCTGGCTGATTGCGCGAAGAGAAGAACGTTTGAATGAATTAAAGAGGGCTTTGCATGGAGTACATATACGAACAATTCCGATTGATCTGTGTGATCGGAATGCCATCGGTACTTATGAAGAAATGTTACAAAAATTTCATCCACAGATCCGTGTACTTATAAATGCCGCCGGATATGGAAAGATGGGCTATGTCGAACAGATTTCCGAAGAAGATCTGACAGGCGAGGTGCAGTTAAACTGTGAAGCCTTGACCCGTATGACGAAGCTTTCCCTTCCATACATGGCAAAACACTCAAATATTATCAATATTGCAAGCTCCGCTGCATTTATGCCGCAACCAAACTTTGCGGTTTATGCTGCAAGCAAATCCTATGTACTTTCATTTTCCAGAGCATTACATCAGGAATTGAAGAAGCATGGTATTATTGTAACTGCTGTTTGTCCGGGGCCGGTAAACACCGAATTTTTTGATATAGCAGAAAGCTATACCAAAACCAAAGGATATAAGGTTATCCTACGTGCCAATGCAAGTAAAGTCGTTGCGCTTGCCTTAAAGGACGCAATGAAAGGGAAGACCGTATCAACATATGGTTTTGTCATGAAGGCATTCCGTGTTGTAACAAAGGTTATTCCGCATGGCTTTATTGTTCCATTCATACACTAAACAACTTTTCATACCTATAATAAAGGACAGACTTATTTCAATGAAAAAGAAAGAAAAAGGCCAATATGGCTATATTAATTACTACAAAAAAGGAAAGCTGCTTGTGACTTTGATTCTGGCAATTATGATTGCATCAATCATTCTTTCCATGCTGCTTGCATTTGGCGACACCGGGCGTATCGGTATCGTATTCGCAATTCTTCTTGTTCTGCCATTTGCAAAATTTTTGATTGCCTATATTATGTGTGCGCGGTTTCAGACAATGCCACAGGACGTTTATGACGTGGTACACGGTCAGACCAATGAGACAGACATGATCTACGATCTCGTAATCACTCAAACCGAGGGTATGCATTTTTATGATGCAGTCTGTGTCAGAAACGGAAGCGTATATGCCCTTGTGTTAGATAAACATTTTAAAGAAGAAAAGAAGGAATACGAAACATTCATGCAGCAGGCGCTTGCAAACAGCAAGTACAAATATATTGTCCATCTGTACACTGATACAGACACCTTTACAAAAAAGATTCACGCCATCGGCGAACCGAATGATAAAACAAAAGTGATAGATAAATATATGAGAGAGCAGATACTGACATTCTGCGTATAAAATTTGTGTGTTAAATCTAAAAGAACAGATAAGAATATAAATAAAAGTTGTAATTTGAAGGCAAGGAGGAGATGGATATGCAGGAGCTTACTATCACAGATTTAGATGCCGGACAGCGCTTAAATAAATATATGATGAAATACCTGAATCAGGCGCCTTCTTCCTTTATCTACAAGATGCTCCGCAAGAAAAACATCACCAGAAACGGCAAGAAAGCAACCGGTGATGAAATCTTAAAATGCGGCGATGTAATTAAAGTATTTCTGGCAGATGAGACGATTGAAAAGTTCCGTGTTACGCAGACCGGACAGGTATCCAAACAAAAGCCGGGGATCACGCTTCAGATTCTCTATCAGGATTCGGATATATTAGCGGTGCATAAACCTGTCGGTGTCCTATCACAGAAAGCACAAAAGGATGATTACTCAATCAACGAAGCAATCGTTGATTACTGCCTTTCCATGCGGATTCTAAACGAGAAACAGCTAGAGACGTTCCATCCGTCAATCAGCAACCGCTTAGACCGGAACACATCCGGCATTATCCTTGCCGGAATCTCGTTGAAGGGCAGTCAGATGTTAGCCCGCATATTAAAGGGACATACATGTGAAAAATATTACTACACGATCGTAGCCGGAGAGATGAAGCAACGCATCCATGAGAAAGCCTATATCGTAAAGGATTCAAAGAAGAATCAGTCTAAGATACAGAAACATGAAAGCCCCGGTGCATCGATGATCGAGACCGCATTTACACCGCTTTGCACGAAAAATGGCTTCACCTTATTGCAGGTACAGCTTTTCACCGGAAAATCGCATCAGATTCGTGCGCATCTGCAATCACTCGGATATCCGATGGCTGGCGATACGAAATATGGCAGCCCGGCAGTAAACCGGAAGCTTCGCGAGCGATACAATCTGAATCATCAGTTACTCCACGCAGGCAGACTTGTATTACCGGGCATCCCGGAAATCACAGATCCGTTGCCGGCAAAATTTCAGAAAATAGCGGATGGGCTGGAACTCAAATCCCCAACGAATCACTAAACAACATGGATTGCCGGAGATACAGTCCGGGCGCATTTACATTTCATAACATAGAATTAAAAATAGAAAGCATTAATTATAAAAACATGCCAACATGGAATTCCAGAGGATTACGCGGTTCCACCTTAGAGGAACTCATCAATCTCACCAATGAATTATATACAGAGAAAAACTTAGCGCTCATGCAGAAGATTCCGACACCGATCACTCCCGTTAAGATTGATTCGGAAAGCGGACAGATTAAGCTTGCTTATTTCGAGAAAGATTCCACCGTCGACTATATCGGGGTAGTACAAGGCATTCCGGTCTGCTTCGATGCAAAGGAATGCGCGACAGATACATTTCCGCTTCGAAACATCCACGAACACCAAATACGTTTTATGCGGCAATTTGAGAAGCAGCACGGTGTCAGCTTTTTGCTTGTAATGTTTACCGCACGCAATGAGTTTTATTACCTGCGGTTATGTGAGTTAGAAACCTACCTTGCCCGCGCTGCGCAGGGACATGCAAAGAATTTTAAGTACGAGGAATTAAATCCCGCCTATTTTATAAAGTCACAATCCGGTGCACCGATTCATTATCTGAAGGGATTGCAGCTGGATTTGCAGGAAAGAGAGGACTAAACGATGTATCAATATTACCGTGTAGCAGCCGCAGTTCCGGACATGCGTGTTGCGGATACTGCTTATAATGTCGACCAGATGCTTCAAAAAGTGGAAGAAGCAAAACAAAAAGGTGTCAATCTGATTACATTCCCGGAGCTGTCTGTCACCGGATATACCTGCGGGGATTTATTTCTGCAGCAGACGCTGCTTACAGAAAGTAAAAAAGAAGCTGCCCGTTTTGTACAGACAACCGCAGACTATGATATGGTTGTTGTATTCGGTATGCCGCTTTCGATTGCAAATGCGCTCTATAACGTTGCTGTAACTGCATACCGCGGACATATCTATGGCATCACCGTCAAGACATTTCTCCCGAATTACAATGAATTCTATGAGAAACGCTGGTTTTCTTCTGCGCGGGAATTATCAACGGATCACATCTATGCCTCTGAATTACTTGGCTCTGTGGAGCGTGATTATGATATTCCGCTCGGCAATAACCTAATCTATCATCTGCCGGATGCGTTCTGCTTCGGTGCAGAAATCTGTGAAGACTTATGGGCACCAATCCCACCATCTGCATTTATGGCAATGAGTGGGGCAGAACTGATTTTAAACCTTTCCGCAAGCAACGATACGATTGGAAAGCGTGAATACCGCGAGAAGCTTGTAAAAGAAAAATCAACCTCTCTGATGTGCACCTATCTCTATGCGAGCGCCGGAGCAAACGAGAGTACAACCGACCTGATCTTCTCCGGTCACTGCATGATCTGCGAGGGCGGAAAGATGCTTGCCGAAAACAGCGGGATTGCGGAAAATAACTATCTGCTTGTCGCAGATATTGACATCGAACGGATTCAGGCAGACCGCCTGAAAGGAAAGACCTATCAGGACTGTGCCGGCACCTATGGCAACGCGGTTTCGATGCGTCAGATCTTAATTCCGGTATCCGAAGCTTTCGAAAGCGACGGAAGTCTTCGAAGCGTCAATCCACACCCATTTACACCGGGCGATACAAAGAGACGTCAGAAGCGTTGTATGGATATCTTCCATATGCAGATCGGCGGACTTGCAAAGCGGCTTTCCATCTGTGGCGGAAAGATGGTAATCGGTGTGTCCGGCGGTATGGATTCCACCTTGTCACTGCTTGTGGCTGCACAGACCTTGAAGAAGATGGGGCTTCCTGCTACGAATCTGACCGGAATCACGATGCCAGCCTTCGGCACGACGAACCGCACATACCAAAATTCCCTAACCTTGATGCAGACACTCGGCATCACCGTGAAGGAAATCCCAATCAAGGATGCATGTATAACACATTATGCGGACATCGGACATGATATGGAGATCAAAGACATTACTTATGAGAATGTGCAGGCACGCGAGCGGACACAGGTGCTGATGGACTATGCGAATAAAATCGGTGCCATCGTCGTAGGAACCGGAGATCTGTCAGAGCTTGCCCTTGGCTGGTGTACCTATAACGCCGATCAGATGAGCATGTACGGTGTCAATACCAGCATCCCGAAGACACTTGTCAAATGGATGATTGCCAGCGTGATTGAATGTAACATCTTCCCGGACAGCACGGAAGTCCTGAAGGATATCATTGACACACCGATCAGCCCAGAACTTCTTCCTCCGGATGAACATGGTAATATCGTGCAGAAGACCGAAGATTCGGTCGGTCCTTACGAGCTGCATGATTTCTTCCTGTACTATGTCATGCGTTTTGGATACAGCCCGGAGAAGATCTTCCATCTGGCAAAACGTGCATTTGCAGGAATCTATGATGCTGCAACCATCTTAAAATGGATGAAAATGTTCTATCGCCGTTTCTTCGCCCAGCAGTTCAAGCGGAGCTGTATGCCGGATGGCGTGAAGGTCGGCAGTGTATGCTTATCCCCACGTGGCGACTGGCGTATGCCAAGCGACGCATCCGTGCAGATCTGGATGCGGCAGTTAGAGGAATTTGCAGATTAAGAATTTATTTTCAAACTATATGCAACCTTTTGCCGGGTTATGAAGTGTTATATATAGTAAAGAATCGAGAGGAACTGTAATATGGATTTGGAGACAATTGCACTTATTGCCATGGGTGGATGCTTATTCCTCTGGCTTGTTGTGAATTTCATCATCACACTTCATAATGTCCGCAAAGCAAAAGCTGCGGGGCTTACCGTACAGGTACAATGTGAAAAATGCGGAACGATATATGAAGTAACCGGAAAAGAGGCTACACGCCCGGCTATGGTAAAATATAAGAAGAGCAGCCGTACCCATATATCAAACGGTGCTTTTGTAAATACACAAAATTACAGCCATTATGCAAAGAAATTCCATTGTCCTTGCTGTGATAAGAAGACCTACGGCAAGGTACTTGATATTCAGGAACTGCAATATGAGGGACAGGATAGTACAATAAAAGAACTCGGAAAAGGCTTTTTGCGTATGATCATTGGCTGCACGATTATCCTGATTCTTGCACAAATCCCATTACAGATTGGGAAGAAACAGCGGGAACGTGAAGTGCAGCAGATGAAGGAGCAG encodes the following:
- a CDS encoding NAD(+) synthase, yielding MYQYYRVAAAVPDMRVADTAYNVDQMLQKVEEAKQKGVNLITFPELSVTGYTCGDLFLQQTLLTESKKEAARFVQTTADYDMVVVFGMPLSIANALYNVAVTAYRGHIYGITVKTFLPNYNEFYEKRWFSSARELSTDHIYASELLGSVERDYDIPLGNNLIYHLPDAFCFGAEICEDLWAPIPPSAFMAMSGAELILNLSASNDTIGKREYREKLVKEKSTSLMCTYLYASAGANESTTDLIFSGHCMICEGGKMLAENSGIAENNYLLVADIDIERIQADRLKGKTYQDCAGTYGNAVSMRQILIPVSEAFESDGSLRSVNPHPFTPGDTKRRQKRCMDIFHMQIGGLAKRLSICGGKMVIGVSGGMDSTLSLLVAAQTLKKMGLPATNLTGITMPAFGTTNRTYQNSLTLMQTLGITVKEIPIKDACITHYADIGHDMEIKDITYENVQARERTQVLMDYANKIGAIVVGTGDLSELALGWCTYNADQMSMYGVNTSIPKTLVKWMIASVIECNIFPDSTEVLKDIIDTPISPELLPPDEHGNIVQKTEDSVGPYELHDFFLYYVMRFGYSPEKIFHLAKRAFAGIYDAATILKWMKMFYRRFFAQQFKRSCMPDGVKVGSVCLSPRGDWRMPSDASVQIWMRQLEEFAD